In one Nicotiana sylvestris chromosome 8, ASM39365v2, whole genome shotgun sequence genomic region, the following are encoded:
- the LOC104250025 gene encoding probable copper-transporting ATPase HMA5 isoform X3, with the protein MHVVSNMVICLEVRYSIEYVVYLLSNLEEMIRETIEDVGFETTLITEETNEKTSQVCRIRIKGMTCTSCSTTVESALQLIPGVQKAQVALATEEAEIQYDPRILTYSQLLKAIEDTGFEAILISTGEDRSKILLKVDGVFTEDSMRIIESSLRALSGIEDIDIDPELKKLSISYKSDIIGPRNFIQVIESTGSGEFKAMIFPEGDGKQSHRQEEIEHYRQSFLWSLVFTIPVFLTSMVFMYIPGLKDGLDIKVVNMLSIGEILRWVLSTPVQFIIGRHFYSGSYKALRHGSANMDVLIALGTNAAYFYSVYSVLRAATSPSFKSTDFFETSSMLISFILLGKYLEVLAKGKTSEAIAKLMNLAPETATLLQFDDEGNVVKEEEIDSRLIQKNDVIRILPGAKVACDGFVIWGQSHVNESMITGESRPVAKRKGDTVIGGTVNENGVLHIRATKVGSESALSQIVQLVESAQMAKAPVQKFADRISKYFVPLVIILSFSTWLAWYLSGKYNSYPKSWIPSSIDSFQLALQFGISVMVIACPCALGLATPTAVMVGTGVGASRGVLIKGGQALESAQKVNCIVFDKTGTLTMGKPVVVNTKLFRSMVLREFYELVAAAEVNSEHPLAKAIVEYAKKFREDEENPVWPEAEDFESITGHGVKAVIHNKKVIVGNKRLMLEQGISVPVDADEVLAEAEELAQTGILVSIDSELIGVVAISDPVKPGAREVVSLLKSMNVESKLVTGDNWGTANAIAKEVGINDVIAEAKPEDKAEKVKELQQSLGKVVAMVGDGINDSPALVAADVGMAIGAGTDIAIEAADIVLMKSNLEDVITAIDLSRKTFGRIRLNYFWAFGYNLLGIPIAAGALFPSTRFRLPPWVAGAAMAASSVSVVCSSLLLKNYKRPKQLDNLEIGGITIES; encoded by the exons ATGCATGTTGTAAGCAACATGGTTATTTGTTTAGAAGTGAGGTATTCCATTGAATATGTTGTATATCTTCTAAGCAACTTG GAGGAAATGATCCGCGAGACCATAGAAGATGTTGGATTCGAGACAACACTGATTACAGAGGAGACAAATGAAAAAACCTCCCAAGTCTGCCGGATACGTATAAAAGGTATGACCTGCACTTCTTGCTCCACAACAGTTGAATCTGCTTTGCAGTTGATCCCCGGCGTACAGAAAGCACAAGTTGCATTAGCAACCGAAGAGGCTGAAATCCAATATGATCCGAGGATATTAACTTACAGTCAGCTTTTAAAAGCCATAGAAGATACTGGATTTGAAGCCATATTAATTAGCACAGGAGAAGATAGGAGCAAAATATTGCTGAAAGTTGATGGAGTATTCACTGAAGATTCAATGAGGATTATTGAAAGTTCTCTTAGAGCACTCTCGGGCATTGAAGACATTGATATTGATCCTGAACTGAAGAAGTTATCCATTTCTTATAAATCAGATATAATAGGACCTAGAAATTTTATTCAAGTAATTGAGTCAACTGGTTCTGGAGAGTTCAAGGCAATGATATTTCCGGAAGGAGATGGGAAACAATCCCATAGACAAGAAGAAATCGAACACTATCGTCAGTCCTTTCTCTGGAGCTTGGTTTTTACCATTCCGGTTTTCTTGACCTCCATGGTCTTCATGTATATTCCTGGTCTGAAGGATGGATTGGATATTAAAGTTGTCAACATGCTTAGCATTGGTGAGATTTTGCGCTGGGTGCTCTCTACTCCCGTGCAATTCATCATTGGCCGACATTTCTACTCTGGTTCTTACAAAGCACTACGTCATGGTTCTGCAAACATGGATGTTCTGATTGCTTTGGGAACAAATGCAGCCTACTTTTATTCTGTCTACTCGGTGTTGAGAGCTGCAACTTCTCCAAGCTTCAAGTCTACTGATTTTTTTGAGACCAGCTCAATGCTCATTTCCTTCATTCTACTTGGGAAGTATCTTGAAGTTTTGGCCAAAGGAAAAACATCCGAGGCTATTGCTAAGCTCATGAACTTGGCCCCTGAGACAGCAACACTATTACAGTTTGATGACGAAGGGAATGTGGTGAAAGAGGAAGAAATTGATAGCCGACTGATACAGAAGAACGATGTGATCAGAATCCTTCCTGGTGCAAAAGTAGCCTGTGATGGTTTTGTCATCTGGGGACAAAGCCACGTGAATGAGAGCATGATAACTGGAGAATCTCGGCCAGTGGCCAAAAGGAAAGGCGATACGGTGATTGGAGGAACTGTGAATGAGAATGGTGTTCTGCATATTAGAGCTACTAAAGTTGGATCAGAGAGTGCTCTTTCACAGATTGTTCAGCTGGTTGAATCAGCACAAATGGCTAAAGCTCCTGTTCAAAAATTTGCTGATCGTATTTCTAAATATTTTGTGCCTCTT GTTATTATTCTCTCCTTTTCCACTTGGCTGGCCTGGTATTTATCTGGGAAGTACAACAGCTATCCTAAATCCTGGATTCCGTCTTCTATTGATAGTTTTCAGCTTGCCCTTCAATTTGGTATATCTGTTATGGTTATAGCTTGCCCATGTGCTCTTGGTCTTGCTACTCCAACTGCTGTAATGGTTGGCACAGGAGTTGGTGCTTCTCGAGGTGTTCTTATTAAAGGCGGGCAGGCTTTGGAAAGCGCACAAAAG GTGAACTGTATAGTGTTTGATAAGACGGGGACTCTTACAATGGGCAAACCAGTCGTTGTAAATACTAAGCTTTTCAGATCTATGGTACTTCGAGAGTTTTACGAATTGGTTGCTGCAGCTGAG GTAAATAGCGAGCATCCCTTGGCCAAGGCAATTGTTGAATATGCTAAAAAGTTTAGAGAGGATGAGGAGAATCCTGTGTGGCCTGAAGCCGAGGACTTTGAGTCTATAACTGGCCACGGTGTGAAGGCTGTTATCCACAACAAAAAAGTAATAGTTGGAAACAAGAGGTTGATGTTAGAGCAAGGCATTTCTGTTCCTGTTGATGCCGATGAAGTACTAGCAGAAGCAGAAGAATTGGCTCAAACTGGAATTCTTGTATCAATTGATAGTGAACTGATTGGTGTTGTTGCTATATCTGATCCAGTGAAGCCTGGAGCTCGTGAAGTCGTTTCTCTTCTTAAGTCTATGAATGTTGAGAGTAAGCTAGTAACAGGTGACAATTGGGGAACAGCTAATGCCATTGCCAAGGAAGTTGGCATTAACGATGTTATCGCAGAAGCAAAACCTGAAGACAAAGCAGAAAAAGTGAAGGAACTACAG CAGAGTTTGGGAAAAGTTGTTGCAATGGTGGGAGATGGAATTAACGACTCGCCAGCGCTTGTAGCAGCAGATGTTGGAATGGcaataggtgcagggacagataTAGCTATTGAGGCAGCTGATATTGTCCTAATGAAAAGCAATCTTGAAGATGTCATAACTGCTATTGATCTTTCCAGGAAAACTTTTGGCCGAATTCGCCTGAACTACTTTTGGGCATTTGGCTATAACCTTCTTGGCATCCCTATTGCTGCCGGAGCTCTTTTCCCATCTACTAGATTTCGTTTGCCGCCGTGGGTAGCAGGAGCAGCAATGGCTGCCTCTTCAGTAAGTGTTGTCTGCAGCTCTCTTTTGCTGAAGAATTACAAGAGGCCAAAGCAGCTTGATAACCTTGAAATTGGAGGCATAACTATTGAGTCCTAA
- the LOC104250025 gene encoding probable copper-transporting ATPase HMA5 isoform X2, with protein sequence MATAKFFSFACLRNESSNYGELSPKPHYPSMPKYPKGVSVSTDEEKSIHGTESKAVFSVNGMSCSACAGSVEKAIKRLPGIKEAVVDVLNNKAQVIFYSTFVDEEMIRETIEDVGFETTLITEETNEKTSQVCRIRIKGMTCTSCSTTVESALQLIPGVQKAQVALATEEAEIQYDPRILTYSQLLKAIEDTGFEAILISTGEDRSKILLKVDGVFTEDSMRIIESSLRALSGIEDIDIDPELKKLSISYKSDIIGPRNFIQVIESTGSGEFKAMIFPEGDGKQSHRQEEIEHYRQSFLWSLVFTIPVFLTSMVFMYIPGLKDGLDIKVVNMLSIGEILRWVLSTPVQFIIGRHFYSGSYKALRHGSANMDVLIALGTNAAYFYSVYSVLRAATSPSFKSTDFFETSSMLISFILLGKYLEVLAKGKTSEAIAKLMNLAPETATLLQFDDEGNVVKEEEIDSRLIQKNDVIRILPGAKVACDGFVIWGQSHVNESMITGESRPVAKRKGDTVIGGTVNENGVLHIRATKVGSESALSQIVQLVESAQMAKAPVQKFADRISKYFVPLVIILSFSTWLAWYLSGKYNSYPKSWIPSSIDSFQLALQFGISVMVIACPCALGLATPTAVMVGTGVGASRGVLIKGGQALESAQKVNCIVFDKTGTLTMGKPVVVNTKLFRSMVLREFYELVAAAEVNSEHPLAKAIVEYAKKFREDEENPVWPEAEDFESITGHGVKAVIHNKKVIVGNKRLMLEQGISVPVDADEVLAEAEELAQTGILVSIDSELIGVVAISDPVKPGAREVVSLLKSMNVESKLVTGDNWGTANAIAKEVGINDVIAEAKPEDKAEKVKELQSLGKVVAMVGDGINDSPALVAADVGMAIGAGTDIAIEAADIVLMKSNLEDVITAIDLSRKTFGRIRLNYFWAFGYNLLGIPIAAGALFPSTRFRLPPWVAGAAMAASSVSVVCSSLLLKNYKRPKQLDNLEIGGITIES encoded by the exons ATGGCGACTGCTAAGTTTTTTTCATTTGCGTGTCTAAGAAATGAGAGCAGTAATTATGGAGAATTATCACCAAAACCACATTATCCATCAATGCCTAAATATCCAAAGGGTGTTTCTGTATCTACAGATGAAGAGAAAAGTATACATGGAACCGAATCGAAGGCAGTTTTTTCAGTTAATGGGATGAGTTGTTCTGCATGTGCTGGATCTGTTGAAAAGGCAATTAAAAGACTTCCTGGGATTAAAGAAGCTGTTGTTGATGTACTGAATAACAAAGCTCAAGTTATTTTTTACTCCACCTTTGTCGAT GAGGAAATGATCCGCGAGACCATAGAAGATGTTGGATTCGAGACAACACTGATTACAGAGGAGACAAATGAAAAAACCTCCCAAGTCTGCCGGATACGTATAAAAGGTATGACCTGCACTTCTTGCTCCACAACAGTTGAATCTGCTTTGCAGTTGATCCCCGGCGTACAGAAAGCACAAGTTGCATTAGCAACCGAAGAGGCTGAAATCCAATATGATCCGAGGATATTAACTTACAGTCAGCTTTTAAAAGCCATAGAAGATACTGGATTTGAAGCCATATTAATTAGCACAGGAGAAGATAGGAGCAAAATATTGCTGAAAGTTGATGGAGTATTCACTGAAGATTCAATGAGGATTATTGAAAGTTCTCTTAGAGCACTCTCGGGCATTGAAGACATTGATATTGATCCTGAACTGAAGAAGTTATCCATTTCTTATAAATCAGATATAATAGGACCTAGAAATTTTATTCAAGTAATTGAGTCAACTGGTTCTGGAGAGTTCAAGGCAATGATATTTCCGGAAGGAGATGGGAAACAATCCCATAGACAAGAAGAAATCGAACACTATCGTCAGTCCTTTCTCTGGAGCTTGGTTTTTACCATTCCGGTTTTCTTGACCTCCATGGTCTTCATGTATATTCCTGGTCTGAAGGATGGATTGGATATTAAAGTTGTCAACATGCTTAGCATTGGTGAGATTTTGCGCTGGGTGCTCTCTACTCCCGTGCAATTCATCATTGGCCGACATTTCTACTCTGGTTCTTACAAAGCACTACGTCATGGTTCTGCAAACATGGATGTTCTGATTGCTTTGGGAACAAATGCAGCCTACTTTTATTCTGTCTACTCGGTGTTGAGAGCTGCAACTTCTCCAAGCTTCAAGTCTACTGATTTTTTTGAGACCAGCTCAATGCTCATTTCCTTCATTCTACTTGGGAAGTATCTTGAAGTTTTGGCCAAAGGAAAAACATCCGAGGCTATTGCTAAGCTCATGAACTTGGCCCCTGAGACAGCAACACTATTACAGTTTGATGACGAAGGGAATGTGGTGAAAGAGGAAGAAATTGATAGCCGACTGATACAGAAGAACGATGTGATCAGAATCCTTCCTGGTGCAAAAGTAGCCTGTGATGGTTTTGTCATCTGGGGACAAAGCCACGTGAATGAGAGCATGATAACTGGAGAATCTCGGCCAGTGGCCAAAAGGAAAGGCGATACGGTGATTGGAGGAACTGTGAATGAGAATGGTGTTCTGCATATTAGAGCTACTAAAGTTGGATCAGAGAGTGCTCTTTCACAGATTGTTCAGCTGGTTGAATCAGCACAAATGGCTAAAGCTCCTGTTCAAAAATTTGCTGATCGTATTTCTAAATATTTTGTGCCTCTT GTTATTATTCTCTCCTTTTCCACTTGGCTGGCCTGGTATTTATCTGGGAAGTACAACAGCTATCCTAAATCCTGGATTCCGTCTTCTATTGATAGTTTTCAGCTTGCCCTTCAATTTGGTATATCTGTTATGGTTATAGCTTGCCCATGTGCTCTTGGTCTTGCTACTCCAACTGCTGTAATGGTTGGCACAGGAGTTGGTGCTTCTCGAGGTGTTCTTATTAAAGGCGGGCAGGCTTTGGAAAGCGCACAAAAG GTGAACTGTATAGTGTTTGATAAGACGGGGACTCTTACAATGGGCAAACCAGTCGTTGTAAATACTAAGCTTTTCAGATCTATGGTACTTCGAGAGTTTTACGAATTGGTTGCTGCAGCTGAG GTAAATAGCGAGCATCCCTTGGCCAAGGCAATTGTTGAATATGCTAAAAAGTTTAGAGAGGATGAGGAGAATCCTGTGTGGCCTGAAGCCGAGGACTTTGAGTCTATAACTGGCCACGGTGTGAAGGCTGTTATCCACAACAAAAAAGTAATAGTTGGAAACAAGAGGTTGATGTTAGAGCAAGGCATTTCTGTTCCTGTTGATGCCGATGAAGTACTAGCAGAAGCAGAAGAATTGGCTCAAACTGGAATTCTTGTATCAATTGATAGTGAACTGATTGGTGTTGTTGCTATATCTGATCCAGTGAAGCCTGGAGCTCGTGAAGTCGTTTCTCTTCTTAAGTCTATGAATGTTGAGAGTAAGCTAGTAACAGGTGACAATTGGGGAACAGCTAATGCCATTGCCAAGGAAGTTGGCATTAACGATGTTATCGCAGAAGCAAAACCTGAAGACAAAGCAGAAAAAGTGAAGGAACTACAG AGTTTGGGAAAAGTTGTTGCAATGGTGGGAGATGGAATTAACGACTCGCCAGCGCTTGTAGCAGCAGATGTTGGAATGGcaataggtgcagggacagataTAGCTATTGAGGCAGCTGATATTGTCCTAATGAAAAGCAATCTTGAAGATGTCATAACTGCTATTGATCTTTCCAGGAAAACTTTTGGCCGAATTCGCCTGAACTACTTTTGGGCATTTGGCTATAACCTTCTTGGCATCCCTATTGCTGCCGGAGCTCTTTTCCCATCTACTAGATTTCGTTTGCCGCCGTGGGTAGCAGGAGCAGCAATGGCTGCCTCTTCAGTAAGTGTTGTCTGCAGCTCTCTTTTGCTGAAGAATTACAAGAGGCCAAAGCAGCTTGATAACCTTGAAATTGGAGGCATAACTATTGAGTCCTAA
- the LOC104250025 gene encoding probable copper-transporting ATPase HMA5 isoform X1, translated as MATAKFFSFACLRNESSNYGELSPKPHYPSMPKYPKGVSVSTDEEKSIHGTESKAVFSVNGMSCSACAGSVEKAIKRLPGIKEAVVDVLNNKAQVIFYSTFVDEEMIRETIEDVGFETTLITEETNEKTSQVCRIRIKGMTCTSCSTTVESALQLIPGVQKAQVALATEEAEIQYDPRILTYSQLLKAIEDTGFEAILISTGEDRSKILLKVDGVFTEDSMRIIESSLRALSGIEDIDIDPELKKLSISYKSDIIGPRNFIQVIESTGSGEFKAMIFPEGDGKQSHRQEEIEHYRQSFLWSLVFTIPVFLTSMVFMYIPGLKDGLDIKVVNMLSIGEILRWVLSTPVQFIIGRHFYSGSYKALRHGSANMDVLIALGTNAAYFYSVYSVLRAATSPSFKSTDFFETSSMLISFILLGKYLEVLAKGKTSEAIAKLMNLAPETATLLQFDDEGNVVKEEEIDSRLIQKNDVIRILPGAKVACDGFVIWGQSHVNESMITGESRPVAKRKGDTVIGGTVNENGVLHIRATKVGSESALSQIVQLVESAQMAKAPVQKFADRISKYFVPLVIILSFSTWLAWYLSGKYNSYPKSWIPSSIDSFQLALQFGISVMVIACPCALGLATPTAVMVGTGVGASRGVLIKGGQALESAQKVNCIVFDKTGTLTMGKPVVVNTKLFRSMVLREFYELVAAAEVNSEHPLAKAIVEYAKKFREDEENPVWPEAEDFESITGHGVKAVIHNKKVIVGNKRLMLEQGISVPVDADEVLAEAEELAQTGILVSIDSELIGVVAISDPVKPGAREVVSLLKSMNVESKLVTGDNWGTANAIAKEVGINDVIAEAKPEDKAEKVKELQQSLGKVVAMVGDGINDSPALVAADVGMAIGAGTDIAIEAADIVLMKSNLEDVITAIDLSRKTFGRIRLNYFWAFGYNLLGIPIAAGALFPSTRFRLPPWVAGAAMAASSVSVVCSSLLLKNYKRPKQLDNLEIGGITIES; from the exons ATGGCGACTGCTAAGTTTTTTTCATTTGCGTGTCTAAGAAATGAGAGCAGTAATTATGGAGAATTATCACCAAAACCACATTATCCATCAATGCCTAAATATCCAAAGGGTGTTTCTGTATCTACAGATGAAGAGAAAAGTATACATGGAACCGAATCGAAGGCAGTTTTTTCAGTTAATGGGATGAGTTGTTCTGCATGTGCTGGATCTGTTGAAAAGGCAATTAAAAGACTTCCTGGGATTAAAGAAGCTGTTGTTGATGTACTGAATAACAAAGCTCAAGTTATTTTTTACTCCACCTTTGTCGAT GAGGAAATGATCCGCGAGACCATAGAAGATGTTGGATTCGAGACAACACTGATTACAGAGGAGACAAATGAAAAAACCTCCCAAGTCTGCCGGATACGTATAAAAGGTATGACCTGCACTTCTTGCTCCACAACAGTTGAATCTGCTTTGCAGTTGATCCCCGGCGTACAGAAAGCACAAGTTGCATTAGCAACCGAAGAGGCTGAAATCCAATATGATCCGAGGATATTAACTTACAGTCAGCTTTTAAAAGCCATAGAAGATACTGGATTTGAAGCCATATTAATTAGCACAGGAGAAGATAGGAGCAAAATATTGCTGAAAGTTGATGGAGTATTCACTGAAGATTCAATGAGGATTATTGAAAGTTCTCTTAGAGCACTCTCGGGCATTGAAGACATTGATATTGATCCTGAACTGAAGAAGTTATCCATTTCTTATAAATCAGATATAATAGGACCTAGAAATTTTATTCAAGTAATTGAGTCAACTGGTTCTGGAGAGTTCAAGGCAATGATATTTCCGGAAGGAGATGGGAAACAATCCCATAGACAAGAAGAAATCGAACACTATCGTCAGTCCTTTCTCTGGAGCTTGGTTTTTACCATTCCGGTTTTCTTGACCTCCATGGTCTTCATGTATATTCCTGGTCTGAAGGATGGATTGGATATTAAAGTTGTCAACATGCTTAGCATTGGTGAGATTTTGCGCTGGGTGCTCTCTACTCCCGTGCAATTCATCATTGGCCGACATTTCTACTCTGGTTCTTACAAAGCACTACGTCATGGTTCTGCAAACATGGATGTTCTGATTGCTTTGGGAACAAATGCAGCCTACTTTTATTCTGTCTACTCGGTGTTGAGAGCTGCAACTTCTCCAAGCTTCAAGTCTACTGATTTTTTTGAGACCAGCTCAATGCTCATTTCCTTCATTCTACTTGGGAAGTATCTTGAAGTTTTGGCCAAAGGAAAAACATCCGAGGCTATTGCTAAGCTCATGAACTTGGCCCCTGAGACAGCAACACTATTACAGTTTGATGACGAAGGGAATGTGGTGAAAGAGGAAGAAATTGATAGCCGACTGATACAGAAGAACGATGTGATCAGAATCCTTCCTGGTGCAAAAGTAGCCTGTGATGGTTTTGTCATCTGGGGACAAAGCCACGTGAATGAGAGCATGATAACTGGAGAATCTCGGCCAGTGGCCAAAAGGAAAGGCGATACGGTGATTGGAGGAACTGTGAATGAGAATGGTGTTCTGCATATTAGAGCTACTAAAGTTGGATCAGAGAGTGCTCTTTCACAGATTGTTCAGCTGGTTGAATCAGCACAAATGGCTAAAGCTCCTGTTCAAAAATTTGCTGATCGTATTTCTAAATATTTTGTGCCTCTT GTTATTATTCTCTCCTTTTCCACTTGGCTGGCCTGGTATTTATCTGGGAAGTACAACAGCTATCCTAAATCCTGGATTCCGTCTTCTATTGATAGTTTTCAGCTTGCCCTTCAATTTGGTATATCTGTTATGGTTATAGCTTGCCCATGTGCTCTTGGTCTTGCTACTCCAACTGCTGTAATGGTTGGCACAGGAGTTGGTGCTTCTCGAGGTGTTCTTATTAAAGGCGGGCAGGCTTTGGAAAGCGCACAAAAG GTGAACTGTATAGTGTTTGATAAGACGGGGACTCTTACAATGGGCAAACCAGTCGTTGTAAATACTAAGCTTTTCAGATCTATGGTACTTCGAGAGTTTTACGAATTGGTTGCTGCAGCTGAG GTAAATAGCGAGCATCCCTTGGCCAAGGCAATTGTTGAATATGCTAAAAAGTTTAGAGAGGATGAGGAGAATCCTGTGTGGCCTGAAGCCGAGGACTTTGAGTCTATAACTGGCCACGGTGTGAAGGCTGTTATCCACAACAAAAAAGTAATAGTTGGAAACAAGAGGTTGATGTTAGAGCAAGGCATTTCTGTTCCTGTTGATGCCGATGAAGTACTAGCAGAAGCAGAAGAATTGGCTCAAACTGGAATTCTTGTATCAATTGATAGTGAACTGATTGGTGTTGTTGCTATATCTGATCCAGTGAAGCCTGGAGCTCGTGAAGTCGTTTCTCTTCTTAAGTCTATGAATGTTGAGAGTAAGCTAGTAACAGGTGACAATTGGGGAACAGCTAATGCCATTGCCAAGGAAGTTGGCATTAACGATGTTATCGCAGAAGCAAAACCTGAAGACAAAGCAGAAAAAGTGAAGGAACTACAG CAGAGTTTGGGAAAAGTTGTTGCAATGGTGGGAGATGGAATTAACGACTCGCCAGCGCTTGTAGCAGCAGATGTTGGAATGGcaataggtgcagggacagataTAGCTATTGAGGCAGCTGATATTGTCCTAATGAAAAGCAATCTTGAAGATGTCATAACTGCTATTGATCTTTCCAGGAAAACTTTTGGCCGAATTCGCCTGAACTACTTTTGGGCATTTGGCTATAACCTTCTTGGCATCCCTATTGCTGCCGGAGCTCTTTTCCCATCTACTAGATTTCGTTTGCCGCCGTGGGTAGCAGGAGCAGCAATGGCTGCCTCTTCAGTAAGTGTTGTCTGCAGCTCTCTTTTGCTGAAGAATTACAAGAGGCCAAAGCAGCTTGATAACCTTGAAATTGGAGGCATAACTATTGAGTCCTAA